A genome region from bacterium SCSIO 12844 includes the following:
- a CDS encoding AEC family transporter, translating to MLSVFSTTFVLFFTIFLGMILGKTRIFDTGSDKVLIHFVFYIALPMQLFLSCYKSSLELFNPGYIASYFISMIIIIVITCFISIKFLKTSFAASALNTMSVTQIDGAYFTIPLFMLVFSSAAFAIPLMAIQNVIFFTFTVLIIELTSQNNKLASNTKFNSYTFILKRIIKVITTNPIIVSSILGFVLGATKVPLEKHLIDVLGFLGRTSAPVALFSLGLSCSFSFAHIRNFDESIIVIVLSIMKLILFPIVAVIIGLLFGLDHQLLLALALLTASPTATHNYIIANQYNLKAEIQTFVVVLTTILSFITINIWLFLLQ from the coding sequence ATGCTTAGCGTATTTAGCACTACTTTTGTTTTATTCTTTACTATATTTCTTGGGATGATTTTAGGAAAAACGCGTATTTTTGATACAGGTTCAGATAAAGTACTAATTCATTTTGTTTTCTATATTGCACTTCCAATGCAATTATTTTTAAGTTGTTATAAAAGTAGTTTGGAATTATTTAATCCAGGTTATATAGCTTCTTATTTTATTTCTATGATTATCATAATTGTAATTACCTGTTTTATTAGTATAAAGTTTTTAAAAACTTCATTTGCTGCTTCTGCATTAAATACGATGTCAGTAACACAAATAGATGGTGCATATTTTACAATTCCTCTTTTTATGTTGGTATTTTCTTCAGCAGCTTTTGCAATCCCTTTAATGGCAATTCAGAATGTTATATTTTTTACATTTACTGTTTTAATAATAGAGTTGACAAGTCAAAACAATAAATTAGCTAGTAATACTAAATTTAATAGCTATACATTTATCTTAAAGCGCATCATTAAAGTAATTACAACAAACCCTATTATTGTATCTTCTATTTTAGGGTTTGTTCTTGGAGCAACAAAAGTTCCTTTGGAAAAGCATTTAATTGATGTACTTGGATTCTTGGGAAGAACTTCAGCACCTGTTGCACTTTTTTCATTGGGGTTATCATGTTCATTTAGCTTTGCACATATAAGAAATTTTGATGAGAGTATAATAGTCATAGTTCTATCTATTATGAAATTGATATTATTTCCAATAGTTGCTGTAATTATTGGTCTTTTATTTGGCTTAGATCATCAATTACTGCTTGCTTTAGCTTTATTAACAGCAAGCCCTACCGCAACGCATAACTATATTATTGCTAATCAATATAATTTAAAAGCTGAAATTCAAACATTTGTTGTTGTATTAACAACTATTCTAAGCTTTATTACAATCAATATTTGGCTGTTTTTACTGCAGTAA
- the rsmD gene encoding 16S rRNA (guanine(966)-N(2))-methyltransferase RsmD, which yields MKNQILRIIGGQWRSRKLNFPSNVQHLRPTADRIRETLFNWLQQDIIGNNCLDVFAGSGALGIEALSRSANACTFIEKSHRAYLQLKKNLKLLNAQNTTCLSGDALKLLAKLDNNYDIIFLDPPFSQDLLAKLLAIIIENKLLKPNGLVYFEIDAQNELKLILDSDHWQLVKNKVSGNVHYGLLKLS from the coding sequence ATGAAAAATCAAATACTACGTATTATTGGTGGTCAATGGCGTAGCCGTAAACTTAACTTCCCAAGTAATGTTCAACACCTACGTCCAACTGCTGATCGGATTCGAGAAACTCTATTTAATTGGCTACAGCAAGATATTATTGGAAACAATTGCCTAGATGTATTTGCTGGTAGCGGTGCGCTTGGCATTGAGGCACTATCTCGTAGTGCAAATGCTTGTACTTTTATAGAGAAATCTCATCGGGCATATTTACAGCTTAAAAAAAATTTAAAATTACTAAATGCCCAAAATACAACTTGCTTATCTGGTGATGCTTTAAAGCTTTTAGCTAAACTTGATAATAATTACGATATTATTTTTCTTGACCCACCATTTTCACAAGATTTATTGGCTAAACTATTAGCCATTATTATTGAAAATAAACTACTCAAGCCCAATGGATTAGTCTACTTTGAAATAGATGCTCAAAATGAGCTTAAATTAATTTTAGACAGTGATCATTGGCAGCTAGTTAAAAATAAAGTATCTGGTAACGTCCACTATGGCCTCTTAAAGTTAAGTTGA
- a CDS encoding insulinase family protein, which produces MNAIASETKSSQITEQTHQPNIHSWHTENGAKVYFIQSNEVPIVDIQISFQAGSAYDAKQYGLASLTASLLETGVKGMDEDELINQLTLQGAHFSEQSSRDAATFTLRSMSMPEYLTPSIDLFKKILTTPTFPESQFERAKKQHLTSIAIEEQYPDEVAYKALIKALYPEHPYGHPIDGTSESVTEISLKDAINFYHKYYVASNASIAIIGDIDEKTARDISNEIIEGMPKGEQAPAIAEPKALTKSESIHIPFPSNQTTILKGTLSIKKGSDEFFALMVANQILGGDGMTSLLFQNVRKDKGLAYGVHSAIRTMKVKGVFLIEAKTRNDKAYESIETINQVLANFNKQGPTEEQLTLAKRYLIGSFPLSVATNRSKLSLLSVIGFYNLPLNYLNTYIDKVNSLNQSQVKDTFDEIINLDHMITVTVGNIPKHTDKA; this is translated from the coding sequence ATGAATGCAATCGCATCTGAAACAAAATCATCTCAAATTACTGAACAAACACACCAACCTAATATACATAGTTGGCATACAGAAAATGGTGCTAAAGTATATTTTATTCAAAGTAATGAAGTACCAATTGTTGATATTCAAATTAGCTTTCAAGCTGGTTCTGCATATGATGCTAAACAATATGGACTTGCATCATTAACTGCAAGTTTACTTGAAACTGGTGTTAAAGGTATGGATGAAGATGAACTTATCAATCAATTAACACTACAAGGTGCACATTTTAGTGAACAGTCATCACGAGACGCTGCAACATTTACGTTACGCTCAATGTCAATGCCAGAATATTTAACACCTTCAATTGACTTGTTCAAAAAAATTCTAACTACACCAACATTTCCTGAGTCACAATTTGAACGGGCTAAAAAACAACATTTAACATCAATTGCTATAGAAGAGCAATACCCTGATGAAGTTGCTTATAAAGCTTTAATCAAAGCGCTTTATCCTGAGCATCCTTATGGCCACCCAATTGATGGAACTAGTGAGTCTGTAACAGAGATTTCACTTAAAGATGCTATTAATTTCTACCATAAGTATTATGTTGCAAGTAATGCATCTATTGCGATCATTGGTGACATTGACGAAAAAACTGCTCGAGATATCTCAAATGAAATTATTGAAGGCATGCCTAAAGGTGAACAAGCACCAGCAATTGCAGAACCTAAAGCCTTAACTAAGTCAGAATCCATTCATATTCCTTTCCCATCCAATCAAACGACCATTTTAAAAGGAACCTTAAGTATCAAAAAAGGCAGTGACGAATTTTTTGCTTTAATGGTTGCCAATCAAATACTCGGTGGTGATGGCATGACTTCACTATTATTTCAAAATGTAAGAAAAGATAAAGGTTTAGCCTATGGTGTTCACAGTGCTATTCGAACAATGAAAGTTAAAGGCGTATTTTTAATCGAGGCGAAAACGCGTAATGACAAAGCATATGAAAGTATCGAAACAATCAATCAAGTACTTGCTAACTTTAATAAACAAGGCCCAACAGAAGAACAATTAACTTTAGCAAAACGCTATTTGATTGGTAGCTTTCCATTATCTGTAGCAACCAATCGCAGCAAATTAAGCCTATTAAGTGTGATTGGATTTTATAATTTACCACTTAATTATCTTAATACATATATAGATAAAGTTAACTCATTAAATCAATCTCAAGTCAAAGATACATTTGATGAGATTATTAACTTAGATCATATGATAACCGTTACAGTTGGTAATATTCCCAAGCATACAGATAAAGCTTAA
- a CDS encoding insulinase family protein, which produces MTFKTTLSSALTLSLLSMTSSYADSAKEITLPEGNPVYEYTLDNGLKIIVKPDHRAPVVLSQIWYRVGSTYEPNGITGISHMLEHMMFKGTATFKPGDIDKLVEENGGQQNAFTSYDYTAYYQYWGKDNLKLSFKIESDRMHQLQLDQQLFNNEKQVVLEERNMRTEDNPIGYAFERHMAAANLSNPRHHPIIGWRGDIEQYQLNDLNNWYKQWYAPNNATLVVIGDVDPESVYKDAKYYFNDIPKSTLPETKTHYVQPASGIQRIEVKRPKVEVPTIIIGYNTPSIKTAEHDWEPYALMVLDSILGGNASSRLQTNLVRKKEVATTVSSEYEPFALNGTQLIVFALPTPNFTLELLEKGILSQIETLKTDRISDTELQRVKVNVLASKIYSIDSLNSQAFLLGSFASIGLNPNQAQNYLKYLLEVTPEQIQQVANKYLTEDNMVVTYLKQKESESP; this is translated from the coding sequence ATGACTTTTAAAACTACACTGTCTTCTGCATTAACTTTAAGCTTACTGTCAATGACGTCATCATATGCTGACTCAGCAAAAGAAATTACGCTTCCAGAAGGTAATCCAGTCTATGAATACACCTTAGATAATGGACTGAAAATTATTGTTAAACCAGATCATAGAGCACCAGTAGTGTTATCACAAATATGGTATCGTGTTGGCTCTACTTATGAGCCAAATGGTATTACAGGCATCTCTCATATGCTTGAACACATGATGTTTAAAGGTACTGCAACATTCAAACCAGGTGATATTGATAAACTAGTTGAAGAAAATGGTGGTCAACAAAATGCATTTACATCCTATGACTACACTGCATATTATCAATACTGGGGCAAAGATAATTTAAAACTAAGTTTTAAAATTGAATCAGATCGCATGCATCAGTTACAACTCGATCAACAATTGTTTAATAACGAAAAACAAGTTGTTTTAGAAGAAAGAAACATGCGTACTGAAGATAATCCAATTGGTTATGCATTTGAACGTCATATGGCTGCAGCTAATTTATCAAACCCAAGACACCATCCAATTATTGGCTGGAGAGGTGATATTGAACAATATCAATTAAATGATTTAAATAATTGGTACAAACAATGGTATGCACCTAACAATGCTACTTTAGTTGTTATTGGTGATGTTGACCCTGAAAGTGTCTATAAAGATGCAAAATATTATTTCAATGATATCCCAAAATCTACTTTACCTGAGACAAAAACACATTATGTACAGCCTGCATCTGGTATTCAGCGTATCGAGGTCAAACGCCCTAAAGTTGAAGTACCTACTATTATCATTGGCTATAATACCCCAAGTATAAAAACTGCTGAACATGACTGGGAGCCGTATGCACTTATGGTATTAGATTCCATCTTAGGTGGTAATGCTTCATCAAGACTACAAACCAACTTAGTTAGAAAAAAAGAAGTTGCTACAACTGTCAGTTCAGAATACGAACCGTTTGCGCTTAATGGAACACAATTAATTGTTTTTGCATTACCAACACCTAATTTTACATTAGAATTACTTGAAAAAGGAATCTTAAGTCAAATAGAAACTTTAAAAACTGACCGCATTAGTGACACAGAATTACAGCGTGTTAAAGTAAATGTATTAGCCAGTAAAATCTATTCAATAGACTCTTTAAACTCACAAGCTTTTTTACTTGGATCATTTGCTTCTATTGGCTTAAATCCTAACCAAGCTCAAAATTACCTTAAATACTTATTAGAAGTAACCCCTGAGCAAATACAACAAGTTGCAAATAAATATTTAACAGAAGACAATATGGTAGTTACGTACTTAAAACAGAAAGAGTCAGAGTCACCTTAA
- the lptG gene encoding LPS export ABC transporter permease LptG: MLRLTRYVAKTVLMTTTIVTLSIIAIFIIFTFIAQMGDVGTGNYTTLSAFIYVIYEIPYNLYLILPMGCLLGSLMGLGILANNSELIVMRASGLSIFQISKGVIVASVLLMLFCLLLGAWFGPKYNKEADIYKALASGDSSAALSGNQSLWFKSGNDFIHVNGSFAQHELINITRYNIQNSQVKSITLADNAEFEKSSWKVNNITTTDLSFDQVKTTKQNKAIWKNLIPPKLVNVIGVNPDYLNLIALWEYISFKKQNLEDTNLLELQFWQKIFQPISVIILMLMAVPFVFGPMRSSAMGLKILAGLFLGFVFFIINQFFGPFSEVYNLPALIGAASPSVIFIIVLIFLFIKMRE, translated from the coding sequence ATGCTGAGATTAACACGTTATGTTGCTAAAACAGTTTTGATGACAACTACTATCGTTACTTTAAGTATTATTGCTATATTTATTATTTTTACTTTTATTGCTCAAATGGGTGATGTTGGTACCGGTAATTACACAACACTGAGCGCATTTATTTATGTTATCTATGAAATACCTTATAACCTTTATTTAATTTTACCAATGGGTTGTTTATTAGGCTCATTGATGGGGTTAGGCATACTTGCAAATAATAGTGAATTAATTGTTATGCGTGCTTCAGGTTTATCTATTTTTCAAATATCAAAAGGGGTTATTGTTGCTAGTGTATTATTAATGCTTTTTTGCTTATTACTTGGCGCATGGTTCGGCCCTAAATACAATAAAGAAGCTGATATTTATAAAGCATTAGCATCAGGTGATAGTAGTGCTGCCCTTTCAGGAAACCAGTCATTATGGTTTAAAAGTGGTAATGATTTTATTCATGTAAATGGCTCTTTTGCACAACATGAACTAATTAACATAACCCGTTATAACATCCAAAATAGTCAAGTAAAATCAATAACACTTGCTGATAATGCTGAGTTTGAAAAAAGTAGTTGGAAAGTTAATAATATAACAACAACGGACTTATCCTTTGATCAAGTTAAAACAACCAAACAAAATAAAGCAATATGGAAAAATTTAATTCCACCCAAACTTGTTAATGTGATTGGTGTTAATCCAGATTATTTAAATTTGATAGCTTTATGGGAATATATTTCGTTTAAAAAACAAAATTTAGAAGATACTAACTTACTTGAATTACAATTCTGGCAAAAAATATTTCAACCTATTTCAGTGATTATTTTAATGTTAATGGCTGTTCCATTTGTATTTGGCCCTATGCGTTCTTCAGCAATGGGTTTAAAAATATTAGCCGGTTTATTTTTAGGATTTGTCTTTTTTATTATTAATCAATTCTTTGGACCATTTTCTGAAGTTTATAACTTACCTGCATTAATTGGTGCTGCATCACCAAGTGTTATTTTTATAATCGTACTTATCTTTTTATTTATAAAAATGAGAGAATAA
- the lptF gene encoding LPS export ABC transporter permease LptF: protein MQILRYLNREVVHAMLAVVTILLVLVISNMFIRYLNIAASGGLTGSAVVQLLGIMLPKYIAYLLPVSYFFSILLVYGRLFSNNELTVAFACGMSWLKLLAITFFPVIFLFVIECYLSLSLIPYMLSFKNSVQNTVSSENVLNFLQPGKIMTFNDGKQVIYIEKINTNDNTLHNVFIHQQNDKQSSPQKAVTIIAPSGYQKTDEKGNKYVVLENGYFYQGTPGKDNYQQAKFKTASQFINTGAENTSRYQSYESMSFTNLMKDHSLEAASEFQWRFSFPIALFVTTMIAVALCKVNPRQGRYGRILPAVIVFVAYFNLLSIAKSWLDSGLIPPWIGLWWVHLVFALIALLAILKLNGPIFNYTSPTAKKKMIGH, encoded by the coding sequence TTGCAAATTTTAAGATATTTAAATCGTGAAGTTGTTCATGCAATGCTAGCGGTTGTTACAATTTTATTGGTACTTGTTATCAGTAATATGTTTATTCGTTATTTAAACATTGCTGCTAGTGGTGGATTAACTGGTTCTGCAGTTGTTCAACTTTTAGGTATTATGTTACCCAAATATATCGCATATTTACTGCCTGTTAGCTACTTCTTTTCTATTCTTTTAGTCTATGGTCGCTTATTCAGCAATAATGAATTAACAGTTGCATTTGCCTGTGGTATGAGCTGGCTTAAGTTACTTGCAATTACATTTTTCCCTGTTATTTTTCTGTTTGTGATTGAATGCTATCTTAGTTTGTCGTTAATACCTTATATGCTAAGCTTTAAAAACTCAGTACAAAACACGGTTAGTAGTGAAAATGTACTTAATTTTTTACAGCCTGGAAAAATTATGACATTTAATGATGGTAAACAGGTTATTTATATTGAAAAAATTAATACAAATGATAACACACTACATAACGTATTTATTCACCAACAAAATGACAAACAATCAAGCCCTCAAAAAGCAGTTACAATTATTGCACCATCTGGTTATCAAAAAACTGATGAAAAAGGCAACAAATATGTTGTACTTGAAAATGGTTATTTTTATCAAGGCACCCCTGGAAAAGATAATTACCAGCAAGCAAAATTTAAAACAGCATCCCAGTTTATAAATACAGGGGCTGAAAATACTTCACGATACCAATCCTATGAAAGTATGTCCTTTACAAATTTAATGAAAGATCATTCGCTTGAAGCAGCTTCTGAGTTTCAATGGCGATTTAGTTTTCCAATTGCACTTTTTGTAACGACTATGATTGCCGTTGCGTTATGTAAAGTTAACCCAAGGCAAGGTCGATATGGTCGTATTTTGCCTGCTGTGATTGTCTTTGTTGCTTATTTTAATTTATTATCAATTGCTAAGTCTTGGTTAGATAGTGGCCTCATTCCTCCCTGGATAGGTTTATGGTGGGTGCACCTTGTATTTGCTCTAATTGCTTTACTTGCTATTTTAAAGCTTAATGGCCCTATATTTAACTATACGTCACCAACTGCAAAGAAAAAGATGATAGGACATTAA
- a CDS encoding leucyl aminopeptidase, whose amino-acid sequence MEYVVKSGNPEKQRTAALVLGVFEGRKLSHDGESVDKASNGTLSKILRRGDIEGGIGQTLMLFNIEGTLADRVLLIGCGKEKDLDSNQYRQIIKKMVSTLNETGSMDAVCYLTQLSVKGADNGFRVRHAIEATIETLYSFDQFKSKKKEVRRPLRKLTLTVPSRADLVHAEKALIEGKAIAEGVSFTKDLQNMPPNICSPKYLRDQAKALAKNYKSLDFEVLDKNQMKEKKMGALLAVSDGSDFDPFLISLKYQGAKSNQKPVVLVGKGLTYDTGGLCLKPWTGMPAMKMDMSGGAAVMGIIKTIAELQLPINVVGVVAAVENSIDGKSFRPGDVLTSMSGQTIEVINTDAEGRLALCDALTYSEKYDPDVIIDMATLTGAMIVALGNDLTGVFGNHSPLVNDLLNAGRQSGDVGWHMPLHEPYQAQLKSDIADMKNLGLGGAGSTVAGLFLKRFVKKYRWAHLDIAGSAMGDFNKATATGRPVPMIMQYLLNRLNERA is encoded by the coding sequence ATGGAGTATGTTGTTAAAAGTGGCAACCCTGAAAAACAAAGAACTGCGGCATTGGTTTTAGGTGTTTTTGAGGGGAGAAAACTTTCACATGATGGTGAATCAGTAGATAAAGCATCTAATGGGACGTTAAGTAAAATTTTACGTCGTGGTGATATTGAAGGTGGTATTGGCCAAACTTTGATGTTATTTAATATTGAGGGAACTTTAGCAGATCGAGTTCTTTTAATTGGATGTGGAAAAGAAAAGGATTTAGATAGCAATCAGTATCGTCAAATTATAAAAAAAATGGTATCAACCTTAAATGAGACAGGCTCAATGGATGCTGTTTGTTATTTAACACAGTTAAGTGTTAAAGGTGCTGATAATGGTTTTAGAGTTCGTCATGCTATTGAAGCAACGATTGAAACACTTTATAGCTTTGATCAATTTAAATCAAAAAAGAAAGAAGTTAGAAGACCTTTACGTAAATTAACGCTAACAGTGCCTTCAAGAGCAGATCTTGTGCATGCTGAAAAAGCTTTAATTGAAGGTAAAGCAATTGCAGAAGGGGTTTCTTTTACAAAAGACTTACAAAATATGCCACCAAATATTTGCTCTCCTAAATATTTAAGAGATCAAGCTAAGGCGCTTGCTAAGAATTATAAATCACTTGATTTTGAAGTATTAGATAAAAATCAAATGAAAGAAAAGAAAATGGGGGCGCTATTAGCAGTATCAGATGGTAGTGATTTTGATCCTTTTTTAATTTCTTTAAAGTATCAAGGTGCTAAATCAAATCAAAAGCCTGTTGTATTAGTAGGTAAAGGATTAACTTATGATACAGGAGGACTGTGTCTTAAGCCTTGGACAGGAATGCCGGCAATGAAAATGGACATGTCAGGTGGTGCAGCGGTAATGGGGATCATTAAAACGATTGCTGAATTACAACTACCGATTAATGTTGTAGGTGTTGTTGCTGCTGTTGAAAATTCTATTGATGGGAAATCTTTTAGACCAGGTGATGTCTTAACCAGTATGTCTGGACAAACCATTGAAGTGATTAATACTGATGCCGAAGGTCGCCTAGCATTATGTGATGCACTAACTTATTCTGAAAAATACGACCCAGATGTGATCATTGATATGGCAACGCTAACCGGTGCAATGATTGTTGCATTAGGTAATGATTTAACGGGTGTCTTTGGTAATCATAGTCCTTTAGTTAATGATTTATTAAATGCGGGTCGCCAAAGTGGAGATGTTGGTTGGCATATGCCACTTCATGAGCCTTATCAAGCACAGCTTAAAAGTGATATTGCGGATATGAAAAATTTAGGCTTAGGTGGTGCTGGTAGTACTGTGGCTGGTTTATTCTTAAAGCGTTTTGTCAAAAAATATCGTTGGGCGCATTTAGATATTGCTGGTTCTGCAATGGGTGACTTTAATAAAGCAACAGCGACAGGACGCCCAGTACCAATGATTATGCAATATCTTTTGAATCGTTTGAATGAGCGTGCTTAG
- the guaB gene encoding IMP dehydrogenase, which produces MLRIIENAITFDDVLLVPAFSKVLPNEVKLASRLTRNLHINIPLASSAMDTVTEARLAIAMAQEGGVGIIHKSMSIEDQAHHVRKVKKYESGMVRDPITATPKTSIRKLLEITQEHHFSGVPVVEGKQLVGLVTSRDMRFAEDLSQPISSIMTTKENLVTVKENASREEVERKLHEYRIEKVLVVNDNFELLGLITVRDIEKAIEKPLACKDKDGRLRVGAAVGTSHDTEERVHALVDAGVDVIVVDTAHGHSQGVIERVKWIKETYPEVEVIGGNIATADAAKALVDVGADAVKVGIGPGSICTTRVVAGVGVPQLTAISNVAEALKDTDVPLIADGGIRYSGDICKAIAAGASCVMIGSLFAGTEESPGEVELYQGRSYKSYRGMGSLGAMSKGSSDRYFQDSVDAKKLVPEGIEGRVPYKGTLNAVIHQLLGGLRSGMGYTGCDTIIRMNQEAKFVQISSSSVSESHVHNVMITKEPPNYQVR; this is translated from the coding sequence ATGTTAAGAATAATCGAAAATGCTATTACATTTGATGATGTATTGTTAGTTCCTGCTTTTTCAAAAGTTTTACCCAATGAAGTTAAGTTAGCAAGTCGCTTAACAAGAAATCTCCATATTAATATTCCTTTAGCTTCATCTGCGATGGATACTGTTACAGAAGCACGCCTTGCTATTGCCATGGCACAAGAAGGGGGTGTTGGGATTATTCATAAAAGTATGTCAATAGAAGATCAAGCACATCATGTTCGTAAAGTAAAAAAATATGAAAGTGGTATGGTTAGAGATCCAATTACGGCAACACCAAAAACGAGTATTCGTAAATTATTAGAAATTACCCAAGAGCACCATTTTTCAGGTGTACCAGTTGTTGAAGGCAAACAATTAGTTGGTTTAGTAACTAGTCGTGATATGCGCTTTGCTGAAGATTTGAGCCAACCAATTTCAAGCATTATGACAACAAAAGAAAACTTAGTAACTGTAAAAGAAAATGCCTCAAGAGAAGAAGTTGAGCGTAAACTACATGAGTATCGTATTGAAAAAGTCTTGGTAGTGAATGACAATTTTGAGCTATTAGGATTAATTACAGTTCGTGATATTGAAAAAGCAATTGAAAAGCCATTAGCTTGTAAAGATAAAGATGGTAGACTACGCGTTGGTGCAGCAGTTGGTACCTCACATGATACAGAAGAGAGAGTGCATGCACTTGTTGATGCGGGTGTTGATGTTATTGTTGTAGATACAGCACATGGCCACTCTCAAGGTGTTATTGAACGGGTAAAATGGATTAAAGAGACTTATCCCGAAGTTGAAGTGATTGGTGGCAATATTGCCACAGCAGATGCTGCAAAGGCTTTAGTTGATGTTGGTGCTGATGCAGTTAAAGTTGGTATTGGTCCTGGTTCAATTTGTACAACACGAGTTGTTGCTGGTGTTGGAGTGCCACAATTAACAGCTATTTCTAATGTGGCTGAGGCATTAAAAGATACGGATGTACCTTTAATTGCAGATGGCGGTATTCGTTATTCTGGTGATATTTGTAAAGCAATTGCTGCTGGTGCTTCTTGTGTGATGATTGGAAGTTTATTTGCTGGAACAGAAGAGTCACCTGGTGAAGTTGAACTATATCAAGGGCGTTCTTATAAATCGTATCGTGGTATGGGTTCATTAGGTGCTATGTCAAAAGGCTCATCAGATCGTTATTTTCAAGATTCAGTTGATGCTAAAAAATTAGTACCTGAAGGTATTGAAGGTCGCGTACCTTATAAAGGAACATTAAATGCAGTGATTCATCAATTATTAGGTGGTTTACGTTCAGGTATGGGATATACTGGCTGTGATACAATTATTAGAATGAATCAAGAAGCGAAATTTGTGCAAATTTCATCTTCAAGTGTTAGCGAAAGTCATGTTCATAATGTGATGATTACAAAAGAGCCACCAAATTATCAAGTCAGGTAA